In the Brevundimonas sp. LM2 genome, GCGCTCAAGCCCTCTCCCTCTGGGAGAGGGTCTCGGCGATGGCACCCGCCGCCCGGTCCAGCGCCTCATCCGACACGTCCGCCATGTCCACCCGCCCCAGCACAGGCCGGTCGCGTCGCGCCGACATGCGGCGATAGGCGGGGTCGTAGTGGTCGGCGATCAGGGCGGCGGCCAGGGCCTTGAACGCGCCCTCCCGCGCCAGCGTCTTCCAGCCCTCGATCGTCTCTTTCGAATGGTGCTTCGGCAGGCGCGACAGGGCGGCGTCCAGCGCCGCGGGATCGGCGGCGATGTCGGCATAGACCCGGGCCGAGAAGGCCGCGCGGGCCGCGACCGGGGCCGAGACCTCGATCACCTCGGCCCGGCCCATGGCGGCCCACAGGGCGGGCGGCACGGTGCGCGCCCCGATGCGGCTGGACTCGGCCTCGACCACCACGGGCCGCGCGGGGTCGAGCCCCTCCAGCGCGACGAACAGCCGGCTCTCGAACAGTTTCTGCGCCGGCTGGGGTCGGTCGGCCAGGGCCCCGAACAGCGAACCGCGATGCGCCGCCAGACCCTCCAGATCGAGCGTCTGCACCCCCCGCGCCACCAGCCGCTCCAGCAGCGCCGTCTTGCCCGACCCCGTCCCCCCGTCCAGCAGCACCACCCGCCAGGGGCCGTCCGGGGCATACAAGGCCGTCTGCACCGTGCGCCGCCAGGTCATGTAGCCGCCGTCCAGGACGGTCACCGGCCAGCCGATCTGGTCCATCACGGAGACCATCGCCCCCGACCGCTGGCCCCCGCGCCAGCAGTGGACCAGCGGCCGGAAACTGCCGTCCCGGTCCTTCAGGGCTCCGTCCAGATGGGCCGCGATGTTGCGCGCCACCTTGGCCGCCCCGATCCTCCGCGCCAGGAATTTCGATTGCTGGACATAGATCGTCCCGACCTCGGCCCGCTCGGCGTCGTCCAGCACCGGCAGGTTGATGGCCCCGGGGATATGATCCTCGGCGAACTCGGCCGGGCTGCGCACGTCGATGAGGGCGTCGAACCCCGCCCGGGCGATCGCCGACAGGTCCGTGGTGCGACGGATCAAACGACCCTCACGCCCGCGCCCGCCGTGACCCGGCCCACGACGGCCGCGCGGTCGAAGCCCGCGGCCCGGATCTGGGTCAGGACCGCCTCGGCCCCCTCCGGCGCGACCGCGACCAGCAGCCCGCCGGACGTCTGGGGATCGGTCAGCAGATCCCTGCGCCAATCCTCGAACCCGCCGGGCAGGGTCACCCCCTCGCCATAGCTGGCCCAGTTCCGGCCCGAGGCCCCGGTGCGCAGTCCGTCGCGCGCCAGACCCTCCACCCCGTTCAGCAGGGGCACGGCCCCCGCCTCGATCTCGACCGACAGACCGGACCCCCGCGCCAGCTCCAGCGCATGGCCCAGCAGGCCGAAGCCGGTGACGTCGGTCATCGCATGGACCTCACCCCGCTCGGCCAGATCGGCCCCGACCGCGTTCAGCTGGGTCGTCGAGGCGATCAGGGTCGCATAGCCGTCGGCGTCCAGCCGTTCCTGCTTCAACGCCGCGCTCAGGATGCCGACCCCCAGCCCCTTGGTCAGGATCAGGACGTCGCCGTCCCGCGCCCCGGCATTGGTCAGCACCCGGTCCGGATGCACCAGCCCCAGGGCCACCAGCCCATAGATCGGCTCGACGCTGTCGATCGAATGGCCGCCCGCCACGGGGATGCCGGCCGCGGCGCAGACGCTGGCCCCGCCCGCCAGGATCCGGCCGATGGTCTCGACCGACAGCACGTTGACCGGCATGCCGACCAGGGCCAGGGCGAAGATCGGCCGCCCGCCCATGGCGTAGACGTCGGACAGGGCGTTGGTCGCCGCGATCCGGCCGAAGTCGAACGGATCGTCCACCACCGGCATGAAGAAGTCGGTCGTCGCCACCAGAGCCTGGGCGTCGTTCAGCCGCCAGACCGCCGCGTCGTCGGCGGTCTCGTTGCCGACCATCAGGTTGGCGAACACCGCCGCCTGGGGCGTGCCGGCCAGGATGTCGCGCAGGATGCCGGGTGACAGCTTGCAGCCGCATCCGCCACCATGGGCGAGGCTGGTCAGGCGGGGTTCTGGGGTCATGGAAACAGGTCCGGCAACATGACGATCCGGGATGCCAGATCGGATTTCTCCACGACGACCCGCCGGAACTTGTCGTCCGAGGTCAGCAACCGGCAATCACGGTCGATCGCCAGAGCGAGGAACAGGCAGTCATCGACCGGATGGCCCAGGGCCATGGCGAGGTCGAGCCCCTGTCTGAGCACGCTCGTGGTGGCGACGTCCTGCACAGGGGCGTCGTCGAGGATCGAAAGCCATTCCCGCGCCTCGGCTTGCGTCCCGACGCCTTCGCGAACCGCACGACGGATACCGTTCGCAGCTTCAACCCGCCAGACGTCGGGGGCGATCAGCGCCAGCTGCAGCGCGTCCTTCGCCAGCTCGGCGCCCGGCTCTGGCAACACCCATTTGAGCGCGACCGAGGTATCGATAACGATCAATTTTCGTCGCGCATCTCGCGGACCACGACTTCCGACGGCGTGAAGGTGCGACCCTTCATCGTCTCATGCAGAGCGTCGATGCGGGCGCGAAACCGCTCAACCTGCTTCAACCGCTCCGTCTCGAGGGCTTCCTCAAGAAGGGCGCGATGCTCAGCCTCAACGCTACGCTGATTGGCGAGCGCGCGGCGCTTCAGCGCCTCAACCGTGTCGTCGCCGACGTTTCTGACGAGGAGTTGAGCCATGCGCAGCTGATAGCACATGCTATCGTTCGTCTCAATGCGAGTGAACTTCGGCGGTGTCCGGCCGTTCAACCTGCGAGCTTGAGGAGAACGACTATGGCCCTGTCCCGTATCGCCACCGCCCTGGGCGGCCTTCTGCTGTCGCAAGGCGGTCGTCGTTTCGCCGGACGCCACGCCGGCAAGCTGGCCCTGGCCACGCTCGCCTATGAGCTGTGGCAGAATCGCCAGAACGGCGTGACCCCGACCGGCAAGCCCCGCGCCGGCCGGACCCAGGGCCAGGCCCACCCGCGCAAGCGCTGGAGCGGCCGCCCCTCCTGAACGGGCCTTGCCCTCCCCGGCGTCAATCCCGCTAGGATGAGGTATCGACCCAGCGGAGCCGTCTCATGATCGTCGTCCATCACCTGAACAACTCGCGCTCGCAGCGGGTCCTGTGGCTGCTGGAGGAGATGGGGCTGGCCTATGAGGTCAAACGCTACGAGCGCGACGCCCGAACCATGCTGGCGCCGCCTGAACTGCGCGCCATTCACCCCCTGGGCAAGTCGCCCGTCATCCAGGACGGCGACATCGTCGTGGCCGAGACCGGGGCGATCGTCGAATACCTGCTGGAGACCTACCCCACGGCGGAGCTGAGGCCCCAGCCGGGCACGGCCGAGGGCCGGCGCTTCACCTACTGGCTGCACTATGCGGAGGGGTCCGCCATGACGCCCCTGCTGCTGAAACTGGTGTTCGGGGCCCTGCCGACGCGGTCGCCGGGTCTGCTCCGCCCCCTGGTCAAGGCCATCGCCACCAAGGCCCAGACCGGTTTCGTCGACCCTCAGATCGCTACCCACACGGCCTATTGGGAGGCCGAACTGGCGCAGTCCGGCTGGTTCGCCGGGGACAGCTTCAGCGCCGCCGACATCATGATGAGCTTCCCGCTGGAGGCCGGGGCCAGCCGCGCGCCCTACGGTCCCGACAAGCCCCGCCTGAAGGCGTTTCTGGCCGCCATCCATGCGCGGCCCGCGTATCAGCGCGCCCTGGCGCGCGGTGGACCCTACGCCTACGCCTGACCCGGGCGACTCGGGGTGGAGACGGTCCCGTGCGCAACCGACGCGCACACCAGGCGTTGATCCGCCCATGCGCCTGAGAATGTTCCATATCTGTGCCGCCCTGGCCGCCGCCGTCGTCCTGTTCCTGGCCTTCATCGCCATGGGGGTCGCGGTGATGTCCGGTCTGGCCGCCCTGCTGGCCGCGGGTCTGGTGTCGTGGATCGTGTACCGCGTCGCCCGGCGCGCGCTGTCGCATGGACGGTCCGCCCCCTCCCGCAGCTGACGCCTCGGTCAAGCCGTCTTGAGTTCGGGCTGCTTCTGCCCTAGTCTTTTCGGCCGGTCGCTCGCGCCCAGCGATTCAGTGCTTGCCAGAGTTTCTTCCCCGTCCTCTCTCCGGTTTACCGGGCGACAACCCAGAAAAATCACGACCACATGGAAAAAGTGCCGATGACGGCCGAGGGTTACCGCACCCTCGACGATCAGCTTAAGCAATTGAAGTCGGTGGAACGGCCCAGCGTGATCGCGGCCATTTCCGAGGCCCGCGACCACGGCGACCTGTCGGAAAACGCCGAATACCATGCCGCCAAGGAGCGTCAGGGCTGGATCGAGGGTCAGATCGCCGAGATCGAGGACAAGATCAGCCGCGCCCAGGTGATCGACGTCTCCAAGCTCAGCGGCGACCAGGTCAAGTTCGGCGCCACCGTCACCGTGGTCGACGAGGACACCGAGGACGAAGGCCGCTACCAGATCGTCGGCGAGCACGAGGCCGACGTGAAACAGGGCAAGATCTCGATCTCGTCCCCCATCGCCCGGGCCATGATCTCCAAGGCCGTGGGCGACACGGTCGAGGTCAACACCCCCGGCGGGGTCAAGGCCTACGAAATCCTCAAGGTCGAGTGGAAATAGGGGCACAGCCCCTTTCCATCCGCGTCGTCACCGACGGCCGGGCGGGCATCGAGAACCAGGCGCTCGGCCTGGCCGAGGCGGTCGCCCGACTGACCCCGACCGAGATCGCCGTCCGGCGCGTGCGCTGGCGGCCGACGTTCGACTGGCTGCCGGTCGCGCTGAAGACGCCGGCCCTGCTGGACCCGGCCGGTGACGCGCCCTTTCCGACGGACAATGATCCCTGGCCCGACCTGTGGATCGCCACCGGGCGCGCCAGCCTGCCGCTGTCGCTCCGCGCCCGGGCCCGGAGCGGCGGCCGGACCTTCGTGGTCCAGACCCAGGATCCCGGGCTGGATCCTGGCCGGTTCGATCTGGTGGTGGCCCCCGCGCATGATCGGCTGGGGGGCCCGAATGTGGTCTCCATCACCGGCTCGCCAAACCGGATCACCCCCCAGCGGCTGGGCGAGGCGGCCGCCGCCTTCGCCGGCCGACTGGCCCCCCTGCCCCGCCCTCATGTGGCCATGCTGATCGGCG is a window encoding:
- the mnmH gene encoding tRNA 2-selenouridine(34) synthase MnmH, whose translation is MIRRTTDLSAIARAGFDALIDVRSPAEFAEDHIPGAINLPVLDDAERAEVGTIYVQQSKFLARRIGAAKVARNIAAHLDGALKDRDGSFRPLVHCWRGGQRSGAMVSVMDQIGWPVTVLDGGYMTWRRTVQTALYAPDGPWRVVLLDGGTGSGKTALLERLVARGVQTLDLEGLAAHRGSLFGALADRPQPAQKLFESRLFVALEGLDPARPVVVEAESSRIGARTVPPALWAAMGRAEVIEVSAPVAARAAFSARVYADIAADPAALDAALSRLPKHHSKETIEGWKTLAREGAFKALAAALIADHYDPAYRRMSARRDRPVLGRVDMADVSDEALDRAAGAIAETLSQRERA
- the selD gene encoding selenide, water dikinase SelD; translation: MTPEPRLTSLAHGGGCGCKLSPGILRDILAGTPQAAVFANLMVGNETADDAAVWRLNDAQALVATTDFFMPVVDDPFDFGRIAATNALSDVYAMGGRPIFALALVGMPVNVLSVETIGRILAGGASVCAAAGIPVAGGHSIDSVEPIYGLVALGLVHPDRVLTNAGARDGDVLILTKGLGVGILSAALKQERLDADGYATLIASTTQLNAVGADLAERGEVHAMTDVTGFGLLGHALELARGSGLSVEIEAGAVPLLNGVEGLARDGLRTGASGRNWASYGEGVTLPGGFEDWRRDLLTDPQTSGGLLVAVAPEGAEAVLTQIRAAGFDRAAVVGRVTAGAGVRVV
- a CDS encoding type II toxin-antitoxin system VapC family toxin, which translates into the protein MIVIDTSVALKWVLPEPGAELAKDALQLALIAPDVWRVEAANGIRRAVREGVGTQAEAREWLSILDDAPVQDVATTSVLRQGLDLAMALGHPVDDCLFLALAIDRDCRLLTSDDKFRRVVVEKSDLASRIVMLPDLFP
- a CDS encoding cysteine protease, which produces MALSRIATALGGLLLSQGGRRFAGRHAGKLALATLAYELWQNRQNGVTPTGKPRAGRTQGQAHPRKRWSGRPS
- a CDS encoding glutathione S-transferase family protein, coding for MIVVHHLNNSRSQRVLWLLEEMGLAYEVKRYERDARTMLAPPELRAIHPLGKSPVIQDGDIVVAETGAIVEYLLETYPTAELRPQPGTAEGRRFTYWLHYAEGSAMTPLLLKLVFGALPTRSPGLLRPLVKAIATKAQTGFVDPQIATHTAYWEAELAQSGWFAGDSFSAADIMMSFPLEAGASRAPYGPDKPRLKAFLAAIHARPAYQRALARGGPYAYA
- the greA gene encoding transcription elongation factor GreA, with protein sequence MEKVPMTAEGYRTLDDQLKQLKSVERPSVIAAISEARDHGDLSENAEYHAAKERQGWIEGQIAEIEDKISRAQVIDVSKLSGDQVKFGATVTVVDEDTEDEGRYQIVGEHEADVKQGKISISSPIARAMISKAVGDTVEVNTPGGVKAYEILKVEWK
- a CDS encoding mitochondrial fission ELM1 family protein encodes the protein MEIGAQPLSIRVVTDGRAGIENQALGLAEAVARLTPTEIAVRRVRWRPTFDWLPVALKTPALLDPAGDAPFPTDNDPWPDLWIATGRASLPLSLRARARSGGRTFVVQTQDPGLDPGRFDLVVAPAHDRLGGPNVVSITGSPNRITPQRLGEAAAAFAGRLAPLPRPHVAMLIGGRSKAFDLTEAHALALADRIATAVAAVGGSILLTFSRRTPDAARSAMTARLADLPGWIWDDTGPNPLFAFLQTADHILVTEDSANMAAEAATTGRPVHLLPMIARKAPGKFARLQADLTARGAVRPFDGSLEPWTYPPLAETDRAAQIILERMGRL